Below is a window of Desulfosoma sp. DNA.
ACATGCGGTACCGGCTTATAAGGGAATAACGCCGGAAAGGCTTCGTCAAAGCACCTGCGGCATCCCATGGCCATGCCCCGATGAGGCTCACCCCGGGACACCTGTGCTGTACGAAAACCGTTTCGCAACAGAAGACGGATTGGCCAAGCTTTACCCCTTGGAATTTGCCGGTTTGCCTGAAACACCCGACGCCGATTATCCTTTTTGCCTCACCACCGGCCGAATGACATTGCACTATAACAGTGGGGCCATGACACGACGCACGGAAAGCCTCCTTTCCCGAGCCCCATATCTTACCGTGGAAGTGCACCCTGAAGACGCCGCCCGTGAGGGTCTGAAGTCTCAAGACCATGTCTGGGTTATCACTCGCCGAGGATCGATAAAAGCTCAGGTGCACCTCACCCGAGCCATCACACCCGGCGTCGTTTTTATCCCCTTTCATTTTCCTGAAACCAACCGACTCACCCAAGATGTCTTGGATCCTCAGGCGAAAATTCCAGAATACAAATCGGCCGCGTGCCGATTGGAAAAAGTGATCGAGGGCTAGACCATGAACGCCTTTCTTTATGTAGACTTTCGGCGTTGCACCGCATGCTTTGCCTGTGAAGCCGCTTGCGAGGCGGCTCATGGAACCCCTTCCCGCCTTCATCTAGCCTTTGCCGAAGGGCTTCCAGCACCGCTCATGTGCCGCCATTGCCAAAACAGCCCATGTGTCGTCGTCTGTCCGGAACAGGCGCTTCAGTGGAATGAAAGCAACGGTGTTGTGTTCCTGGAGGATCGATGCACACGTTGCGGCTGGTGTGCCGTCGCCTGTCCCTTTGGAGTCTTGACCGTTAACCCCTTTGAGGCTTCAGGGCTGTTGAAATGCGACCTGTGTTCCAACCGCCGCCGACAAGGAAAACAACCCGCATGTGTGCTCACCTGCCCGACGGGAGCTATCAGGGATGATCCAGACGTTGCCCTTAAGCAACGTCGCGTGTCTCAAAACCTTGCAACAATCATGGAACCCCGTACGTTGAGCTTTGGGACGAAAACTCGACAGGCACCTCGATAAACCGGCGTTAAGCTCCTAAAGGATTCTAACATGAAAACACCAACACAAAGGCAACGGCTTGTGATTAACGTGGAAAAATGCTGCGGGTGTTTTGCCTGTGTTGCAGCATGCCCTGAAAAAGGGATTGCATTTCATGATGAAGGTACTCAAAGGCTTTTTTCGGCTCCATGGTTCTGCGAAGCTCTGTGCGACGCCTGCCAAAAGGTCTGCCCCGTCGACGCCATTGTCTTGAAGCCCTTAGAAGATTCCCAGGAAAGCCCCGTGTCTATGACCTTCACATGGTCCATAAGCCTCATGCCGTGCCGAAAATGCGGCCAACCTCACACAACGGACAAACTTCGTCGTCTTCTCGAAGAAAAACTCAAGGAGCTTATAGAATCCTCCGAGATACCTCCTGACTGGATGCCTCTTTGTCCGCCATGTCGGCGTGAAGAAGAAGCGCACCGTTTGCGAGCTGCCACCCGCACCTTCCCATGGCCATAAAGGCGCTCCGGTACGCATCCTCTATGACAACCAACGCAAACCGCTCTTTCCCGCGGCGCGACAGAACAAGGTCAGAAAACGCGTCGATGGAAGAACTATAAGAGATTAAAAGATTTCAGAATTTGGCGCAGATCTCCGTCCTTTTGGGAATATTCTTGAAGGGCGAGAACGATCCGGCGGACAATACCTTCCCTTTCCAGATGATCTATTGTCTGCCGTCGAGCTTCGTGAATGATGGTTCTTCGATCCCAATAAGCAAAGGCAATCACGGCAACAACCAAGGTCGTGAAAATACCTGCAAGAATATAGAGGAAGTGGATGAGCTGCTCAAAACGCTTATCCACCGATTCAAAACGCCTGTCCATCGTTTCCCGATGCTCTTCGAAACGCCTGTCCACAGACTCAAAGCGCTTGTTCATGTCTTCTCGAAGCTCTTCAAAACGCTTGTTGGTGTCTTGACGAAGCGTCTCGATGGCTTTGGTCGTTTCCTCGACACGAAACTGAAGTGCGGTCAAGGTCTGCCGGTCTTTTTCCGTAAAACCGGTTTGCGCTTGCAGAACTGAGACCGAAGAACAGATTAAAAGCACCGTCGGCACCCAAGCTCGCCAGCAAAATGTTCGGAACGTTTTCATGGCAAGGCTCCTTGATCAGGCAAGGCCCATTTCCGATTTTGTGTAACTATACGAGTTAGGCAAAAAATGGGCAATGGGGAAGGATCGGCCATGCAAAACAACGAGGCAATTCGCGACCGCACCGCGTGCAAAAATTTCTTCATGGCTTGTGTGCCCAAAGACGGTTCTTTGAGGAATCGGCTTGACACCTTTCCAACTATTTTCTACTTAGCAGAACCATCCTTTGCACTGTGAAATTCATTAAACCCTTTGGGAGTGATCAGCATGATGCCAAAAGTGACGATTCCGGAGGACGAGTCTCGGACGTTTATTCAGTCCCTTGCTCGGGGCATGGCGGTGCTGGAAGTGTTGTCTCAGGCCGATAGACCCCTTAACCTGACAGAGATTGCCCAAGCTGTGGGCCTGAACAAGGTGACCGTTTCTCGGTTTTGTTACACGTGGGTACGATTGGGTTACGTGCACAGAACCCCGGACAAATACTATCACTTGGCTCCGAAGATGCTCAGCCTTGGCTATGCAGCCTTGAGTCGCATGGATATTCGGCAGGTGGCCGAGCCTTACCTTCAGGAATTGTCCCGATCTTTGGAAGAAACAGTGAACATGGCCGTCCGGGAAGGCATGGAAATTCTTTACGTGGATCGGTATGTCACCGAGCCCATCATGAAGCACCCGCTCCATATCGGTGCTCGGCTGCCCATTCATTGCACGTCCATGGGAAAAGCGATCCTGGCGTTCTTACCAGCCAAGGAACGTGAGGAGCTTCTGCAGCAGTTGCCTCTTTATGGCCTGACACATCGAACCATCACCTCTCGAGACGCATTTCAGAAGGAGCTGGATCTCATAAGGCGTCAAGGCTATGCGGTCAACGATGAGGAGCTTTCGGTGGGGTTGCGTTCCATCGCCATGCCGGTTCTCAAACGCGGCAAACCGGTAGCGGCGGTCAATGTGGCTGTGCCCACAAGCCGTTACACGGTGGAGGCTTTGGTAGCAAAATGCCTGCCTCGGTTAAAGGAAACGGTTCACACCATTTCGGATCTTTTGGCCAAGCAGGTCTCCGTTCGACGCGTTCATCGGCAGCGAGAGGGAGATGCATGAAAAAATTGGTGATTACCGTCGCGCCCACGGGCTCCTTGCCCGTAAAAGCTAAGACTCCCCATGTGCCCATCACTCCCAAGGAAATCGTGGAATGCGCACTGCGTTGTGAATCTGCGGGAGCGGCTATGGTTCACGTGCATGTGCGCGACCCCGAAACGCAGGCTCCCTCACCGCGCTTCGACCTGTTCCAGGAGGTGGTCGAAGACCTTCGAGGACGATCTCGGCTGATCATTCAAATTTCCACAGGCGGGCGTGCCGGCATGGGCTATGAAGAGCGCAGCGAGCGTCTTGCCCTATGCCCGGAAATGGCCAGCTTGACCACGGGATCCGTAAATTTTCCTGATTCCGTGTACGTTAACAGCCCGAGCCTCATTGAAAAATTGGCTTCCGACATGCTTCGTTACGGCATCAAGCCGGAGATGGAAATCTTCGACACGAGCATGATCGCCAACGCTTTGGATTTGTGGGCCCGCGGCCTGGCGCAGGCACCCCTTCACTTCAACTTTGTCATGGGCCTCAAGGGGGCCATTCCCGCCACTGCGGAAAACCTGATCCATCTCAAAGCTAGCCTTCCTTCCGATGCCACCTGGACGGTTTCGGGCATTGGTGCCGCGCAGTTGCCCATGAACGTTCTAGGGATTGTCATGGGCGGGCACGTTCGCGTGGGGTTGGAAGACAACATTTACTACCGAAAGGGGGAACTGGCGTCCAACGAGCAACTGGTGGAGCGAATCGTGCGAATTGCCAGGGAACTGGGCCGGGAGGTGGCGACACCCGACGAAGCACGCTCCATACTCGGACTCACAAGGGCAAGCTCCGTCATTGCCCAATGACGGTAAAGTGGATGGGAAGCATCGTGTGGAGGGAGAGGTCGAATCTTTCCCTTCGTTTTATGGGCTCAACAGGAAGGAGGCTTCGAATGATGTGGCGAAAAGTTTTGTCGGTTTCACTGGTTCTAGGGTTGTGCCTCTTCGGATTTGCTGGTGCTGGATCTACGGAAACCATCAAGATCGGGGTCGTGGGACCTCGAACCGGGCCCGCGGCGGCAACGGGCGCCGCTTTTGAGGAAGGCATTGCCTTGGCCCTGGATGTGATCAACGGGGAGCAGGGTGGTATTTTGGGCAAGAAGATGGAAGTGGTTTTTGAAGACACCGGTGGCACCCCCGAAAAAGCGGCCTCGGGTTTTGAAAAGCTCATCACCAGCGACAAGGTGGTTGTGACCGTTGGAGAGAGTCATTCTTCCTGTGCGTTGGCCGAGGTCCCCATCGCCGATCGCTACAAACATCCACTGATTATCGCGGAAGCCTGGGCGGACGACATCACGGCTAAGAATTCCCGATACGTGTTTCGTGCCGGGCCATGTAACAGCGGGGTCGTAAAAGACAATCTGCTGGGGTTCATAAAGGACTATGGTTTCAAGCGGGTGGCCATTGTGGCGGAAAACACCGACTGGGGTTTGGGAATCAAGAAACTGGCCGAAGACGGCTTGACGGCCATGGGCGTGACCTTCATGACCGTGGAAACGGAACGTCAGAGCCAGGATCATTACACGGAATTGAACAAAATTTCAGCGTTTGAGCCGGATCTTGTGCTGGCTTTCATCTATGGTTTTGGAGTCCATTACTTTATCGCTCAGGCCAACGAAACAGGCTTGTTTCCACAAAAAGCCCTGATTTTGGAAGGGGCCGGCCCTCCGAGCCTCTGGCCCGAATTCTGGCAGAATGTAGGCGATGCCGGCAATCTGGAACTTTTCCTTTCTCGCATGCACAGCAAGGTGGATTTCAATCCCGTCTCCAAGAAATATCGGGAAGCCTATACAAAGAAATTCGGTAAAGAACCCACTGATTACAAATCCCGTTCCATTTACGACGTGCTGCTGGTGGCCGCCGACGCCATTCGCCGAGCAGGTTCCACGGACAGTGAAAAGATTGTGGACGCCCTAGAAAAGACGCATTTGGAAGTGGGCAGCGGTGTTGTTCAATTTGGTCTGGAAAAGGGGGATTACCGTTACCATCAGTGGCAGCCGCCTATGCTGATTGTGCAGTGGCAAAACAAAGAACAGGTGGTGGTGTATCCTATGAATGTCAAGACCGGTGAGCTGAAGAAGAAATAACCTCCATCGGGGCGGGGCATTCCCGCCCCGATGCATCCTTCCATATCACCGGCACGACTTGCCCGTTGAAAGTTGGTCGAAAGGATGTGCGAGCTCATGCAAGATTTCCTCCTCTACACCACCAACGGCCTTTTGCTAGGGGTCATCTATGCGCTGTCAGCCCTAGGTGTTTCACTCATCGTCGGCATCATGAACGTTATCAATTTTTCCCATGGGGAGCTTTACGTCCTGGCAGGGTATTTCAGCGCCCTGTTCGCCAGGGGTTTGGGACTACCCGTCACCCTGGCGGCGCTGCTGGCTGTCATCATGGTCTTCATCTTCGGCCTTATCCTCGAACGGGTCCTTCTTCGAAACACCTACGGCAACGATATGGCCTCCTTGATCATCACCTTCGTCTTATCCATAGTTTTGCAAAACGCTTACCTATTGATTTTCGGTCCGTACCCTCAAAAACCCCCCGGCTGGGTGACCGGATCGACGCATCTTTTCGGCCTGTTTTATTATGGCAATCAAAGGTTGGCGGCCTTGGGGGTAGGAGCCGTTGTCATCGCCGCGCTATTCGTGGTCATTAAAAAAACCTGGTTTGGGAAAACAGTACGAGCCGTGGCTCAAGATCGGGAAATGGCTGCTATGTTGGGTGTCAATCCCACCATGGTGAACATGCTTTCCTTCGGCACAGGATGTGCCCTGGCCGCCGCAGCCGGCGTTATTCTCTCACCCATATTTCCGGTGACGCCCACGGTGAGTGTCGGGGTGAGTCTGACCGCTTTTATTGTGGTGGTTTTAGGAGGCATGGGAAGCCTGACAGGATGCGTCGTCGGAGGCCTTGTCCTCGGGTTGGTGCAAAACCTTGGAGCCGCTTACGTGTCTTCAGGGTACAAGCATTTCTTCGGCTTCTTCATTCTTCTTCTGGTTCTGGTGGTTCGTCCTACCGGACTTTTCGGCCAAAAGCAGCTCTAACATGGTATCAAAGGAGCCGCCCGTGACGCACCGTTGGACACAAGTGTTCTCGGTTGTTCTCTTTTTTCTGTGTGTCGGTTTCCCCTTTGTTGCAGGTGAATATTGGCTGCACACTGGCATATTGTGCCTCTTTTACGTGATGATGGCTTCCAGTTGGAATCTTCTGGCGGGATACACTGGACAGGTGTCTTTCGCCCACGCCGCTTTTGCCGGAATGGGCGCTTATGTTTCAGGTTTGGCAGCCATCCATTTTCATGTCCCCCCCCTTCTGGGGGTTTTCTTAGGGACGGCCGTGGCCGCCGTTTTAGGACTCCTTTTGGGAATATTATGCATTCGCATGGGGGGCATCTATTTGTCCCTGACGACCCTGGCCTTTTCCGAAATGCTTCGAATCATCGTTGACAATGAATACGAATTAACACGAGGGACCATGGGGCTTTCGGTGCCTTTTCTTCTACCGGCTTATTCCAAAACCGCCGCTTATTTTCTCATGGCCGCTGTGACCCTGGTCCTTCTCTACGCCATCCATCGCCTTGTGCGTTCCGATTTGGGAACAGCCTTTCGAGCGGTCCAAAACGATGAGACGGCCGCAGCCTCCTTGGGTCTTCATGTGGTGCGTATTCGTGTGGTGGCTTTCGTCATCTCCAGCACCATAGCCGGCCTGGCGGGAGCCCTCTATGGGCATTACCACCAGCTCATCACCCCGGAAATTCTGTCCCTCAACCTGATGTTTCAGGTCCTGGCCATGACCGTTATCGGCGGCCTTGGCACCTTCGCGGGGCCCATCATCGGGGCCGTCTTTCTTCAGTTTCTCTCCGAATATATTCGCATCTACGGCCAGATCCATGTTCTTGTCTTCGGTCTTGTCGCCCTGGCGGTCTGTCGCTTCGCTCCCGAAGGTCTCATGGGGTTGCGACGCCGCCCCGGGCGCCTTTCCCCTTCGTGAGGTCATCCCATGGCGTTTTTGCAAGTCCAGGATGTGGTGAAACGCTTCGGCGGTCTCGTGGCCGTGGCCGGAGTCAGCTTCGAGCTTGAGGAAGGCTCCATCGTGGGCCTCATCGGACCCAACGGCGCCGGCAAAACAACCCTCTTCAACCTTATCGCCGGCACCTTTCCCTGTGATCAGGGTACCATTCGCTTCTGCGGCAAAGACCTGACACGCGCCAAACCTTACACCGTGTGCCGATCCGGCATCGCCAGAACCTTTCAAATCACGCGCCCCTTTGAACAGATGACCTGCTACGAAAACGTGACGGCGGCCCTCATCGGCCGCGACGGGTTCACCGGAGAAACCCCTCGCAGACGCCGGGAAGTTCGCGAGCTTCTGGAGTTCGTGGGACTCCAGGACTTCACGGACACCCAAGCCCGCCACCTCAACCTGATCCAAAAGAAGCTCCTGGAAATGGCCCGAGCCCTGGCCACCCGTCCCAAGCTCATCTTGCTCGATGAAGTCCTCGGCGGCCTCAACACCGGAGAAATCCCAAGAGCCTTGGATCTCATTCGCGCCATCCGCCACCGCTTCGGCGTCACCATCCTCTGGATCGAACACGTCATGGGCGCCCTCATGCAGGTGGTGGAAAGGCTCTTGGTCCTGGATGCCGGTCGCCTCCTTTGTCAGGGAGACCCCCAAACCGTCGTGCACGATCCCCGTGTCATCAAAGCTTATCTGGGAGAAACGGATGATTGACGTCCAAGACCTTCACGTCTCCATCGGAGAAAACAACATTCTCCACGGCCTTTCCCTCACGGTCCAAGATGGAGAAACGGTGGCCGTCGTCGGACCCAACGGCGCCGGCAAAACCACCCTGATTCGAACCCTCATGGGCCTTCTCAAACCCACGCAGGGCACCGTGCGCGTCAACGGAACAGACATCGCCCCCCTGGCTCCTCACCAGGTGGTTCGTTTAGGCATGGCGTGCGTGCCCGAAGGACGCCGCGTGTTCAAGGACCTCACCGTGCAGGAAAACCTGGAACTAGGCGCTTACCGCAAGCAAGCACGGCCCCTCCTGCAGGAAACCATGGATCGGGTCATCGCCATGTTTCCCATTTTGGGCCGGCGCCGCCATCAACGAGCCGGAACCCTTTCGGGCGGAGAACAACAGATGCTGGCCATCGCTCGAGCCCTCATGGCCAGGCCCACGATCCTTCTCATCGACGAACTCTCCCTCGGCCTCGCCCCATTGATCGTCAAGGAAATCTTTGAACAACTTCGAGACATTCGGCGATCCATGGCCGTGCTTTTGGTGGAACAAAACGTCGAAATGACCTTGAAAAACAGCGACCGGGCCTACGTCCTGGAAACGGGACGCTTCACGCACCACGGCCCTTCAAGGCAATTGCTCCATGACCCCAAAATTCGCCAAGCCTACCTGGGACTCTGATCACCCCCCTTCCAAGGGCGGAAAGAAAACCAACGAGTCCCCGGCGGCCAAAACCGTTTCCGGGAACCGGGCTCTGCCGTTGACCAAAAGGATCTTCGGCGCCTCCTCGGGCACGCCCAACATCGCCAGCACCTGGGCCACGGTGGCCCCTTCGGGCACCTCCAGGCTCTTGTCCTCAGGGAGGTTTCGCGTATAGTCTCGATAGGTGGCAAAGCTTTCAACCCGAATCTTCACGGCTTGACCTCAGACCACGGTTCTCGTTTCAGGAAGGCGTCCCGCCGGCCTGCGCCCAGGCTTCAAGGGACACACTCTAGAGACAATGACGCCAAAAATCGAGTCTTCTGCATGGGAGGGCACCACCATGGGATGGATGGGAAAAATCCTTCGAGTCAATCTCACCACGGGCACCATCACCGTAGAGCCTCTGGACCGAACCAAGGCCGTGGACTATGTGGGCGGGCGAGGCCTCGGCATCCGGATGCTCCTTGACGAAGTCCCCCCGAAGATCGACCCTTTTTCGCCCGAAAACAAGCTCATCTTCCTCACAGGCCCTCTGACCGGCACAGGCGCTCCCACCGGAGCCCGCTACATGGTCATGACCAAATCCCCCCTTACGGGAGCGCTTACCTGTTCCAACGCGGGCGGCCAATTTCCCACTATGCTCAAAAGGGCGGGATTTGACGGCCTGGTCTTTGAGGGCTCGGCCCCCGAACCCGTCTACCTTTGGATCTCCGAAGGCAAGGCCCAACTGCGTTCCGCCCGACACCTGTGGGGCAAGGACACCCATGAAACAGACCGTCTTTTGAGGCAAGAGACGCACCAGGAGGCCAAGACCGCGGTCATCGGGCCTGCTGGAGAACGGCGCGTTTTGTTTGCCGCTGTCATGAACGACAAGGACCGTGCGGCGGGCCGCTCGGGCGTCGGAGCCGTCATGGGATCCAAAAACCTCAAGGGCGTTGCCGTCTTCGGCACCTCCAAGGTTCCCCTCCATGACCCCACAACCTTCAAGGCTTTGGTCAAGGACATCATGGCGGGGTTCAAACAAGCCACGCAAAAAGGTCCGCTGCCGCTTCGAGTCTACGGGACGGCCATCACCTCCACCGGAACCCAAAATGTGGGCGCTTATCCCACGCGCAATTTTCAACAAGGCACCTTTGAGTTCTGGAAGGACATCGGAGGCGAAGCGCTCACGGAAAAATACCTCATCCGCACCAAGTCCTGTTACAGCTGCCCGATTGCCTGTGGGCGCGTCACCCGAGTGGCCGAAGGCCCTTTTCAGGGCGAAGGCGAAGGACCCGAATACGAGACCATTTACGCGCTGGGCAGCAATTGCGGCGTGCGGGATTTGGCCGCGGTCATTAAAGCCAACTACATCTGTAATGAAATGGGCATGGACACCATATCCTGTGGCGCCACCATCGCTTGTGCCATGGAAATGTACGAACGAGGCATCCTCGATGCAAGCACCATAGGAAGGCCCTTGCCTTTTGGGGACGCTCAGGCCATGGTGGATATGGTCCGAAAGACGGCGCTTCGCGAAGGTTTCGGCGACGAACTGGCGCAAGGAAGTCTTCGGTTGGCCGCCCTTTACGGGTGCCCGGAACTGGCCATGGTGTCCAAGGGCCAGGAATTTGCCGGGTATGAGCCCCGTGCGGAAAAGGGGATGGGTCTGGCCTATGCCACTTCGCCCATCGGAGCCAGCCACATGCGAGGGGATCCCGCCTATATCGAGATTCTCGGGGTGCCCCTTTTGGTCGATCCGCTCACCTGGGAGGACAAACCTCAGATCGTCAAGGACTGGCAGGATGTGTTCGCCCTGATTGACTCGGCGGGGTTGTGCGTGTTTTTTTCCGTGCGAAATCTGGTGTCCAAGACCAAGGACATTCGGCCCGTGCGTCTCCTGGAACTGCTCAATGCCGCTGTCGGAGCCGGTTACACCATGGAAAGCCTTATGACCGCCGCCGAACGGATCATCAATGCCGAACGGTTGTTTTTGGTGCGAGCCGGTTTTGATGTCAAGGACGACAGTTTGCCGCCGCGCATGACGCAAGAACCCATGCCTGAAGGGCCGGCTCGAGGCCATGTGTGTGAATTGGATAAGATGCTTCCCATGTATTATCGCCTGCGGGGCTGGGATGCCTTCGGCCGTCCCACACCGCAGCTCCTGCAACGCCTAGGACTGGCCTGATCAGGGGAGGCCACCGCCCCGTCAGCTTGGCGTGGACGGCGTATCTTATCTGGCACCATGGGGTGCGCCCTTTGCCCAAGCCACTCGAGCGCCCCAAAGGGTGCGCTCCCGATCCCCGCAACCAGAACGCTCCAGCCTGGTGCTCAAGCGGGTCGAGCCCACGAGGGGAGAAACACCGCTTCGGGTTTGGAGGGGCATGGCGCCGCTTCGCCCCTACACCCCGATACGAAACAACCCTGCCTGGAACTGAGCACCTTTCGAGTCCTCGGACAAGCCGCCGGTCCAAAGATCCCTCTGATTCTTGCACAGGCATGGGAATACGCAGGGACCTGCTATTAGGTTTGTCTTTGCCGAAGGGAAAGAAAAAGGGCGGACCAAAGGTCCGCCCCTAGACAAAGCATTGCCCGCAAAAAGTAAACCTAGTCGCGCGTAACGATGGTCGCCATTCCCATGCCGCCACCCACACACAAAGTCGCCAAACCCACACTCAGGTTGCGCCTTGCCATTTCGTAAATCAGGGATACCACAATGCGTAGCCCCGTGCATCCTACGGGGTGCCCTAAACCGATACCACTGCCGTTGACATTGGTGATGGAACGATCCAAACCCAAGCCTCGTTCGCACGCGATGTATTGGGCGGCAAAGGCTTCGTTCAATTCAATCAGCTGAATGTCCTTCAAGGCCATACCGGTTTTCTTAAGAATTTTCTCCGTCGCCGGTACCGGACCGTACCCCATGTATTCGGGTTCCACGCCTGCCGCGGCTGTGGCTAACACACGGGCCATGGGTTCCAGTCCCAATTCCTTGGCCTTGACTCGACTCATGACCAAAGCCGCCACGGCTCCGTCGTTGAGCCCCGACGAATTTCCGGCCGTTACAGTCCCGTCCTTTTTAAAGACAGGTTTTAAACGAACGAGATCATCCATGGTCAAGCCGAACCGAGGATGTTCGTCTTGTTCAAACAAGGTGATTTTCCCCTTGGGTCCAGGAATTTCCACCGGAACGATTTCATCTTTGAACCGCCCGCTCTTAATGGCATTCTCTGCATTGTGGTGACTTCGCAAAGCCACCTCGTCCTGATCCTGTCTGGAAATTCC
It encodes the following:
- a CDS encoding thiolase family protein; the encoded protein is MQTDRDVVIVAAARTPIGKFGGALKDVRASALLAHVMKEVLKRAGNLSPSLLDEVVTGDCVQCFDEANTARTAMLQAGFPVDIPAHTIQRQCASSMQALATASQMIKAGDAQVVMVGGVESMSSAPYYLPNARWGMRLMNHEVVDSVWEMLHSGSRLLGNPMIMGVTAENLAEKYGISRQDQDEVALRSHHNAENAIKSGRFKDEIVPVEIPGPKGKITLFEQDEHPRFGLTMDDLVRLKPVFKKDGTVTAGNSSGLNDGAVAALVMSRVKAKELGLEPMARVLATAAAGVEPEYMGYGPVPATEKILKKTGMALKDIQLIELNEAFAAQYIACERGLGLDRSITNVNGSGIGLGHPVGCTGLRIVVSLIYEMARRNLSVGLATLCVGGGMGMATIVTRD